One window from the genome of Leuconostoc suionicum encodes:
- the murD gene encoding UDP-N-acetylmuramoyl-L-alanine--D-glutamate ligase translates to MQATDFKNKKVMVFGWARSGKAAAQLLTKLGSRVTVVNGDEFDAQDATYRDLLAADVALIGTDNSETLDSTYDYLIKNPGINYDHPLVQKAEKLNIPILTEVEVALSIFKGRLIAVTGSNGKTTTTSLIRDMLKADGQNVITAGNIGVPVSEVVFDLTQEDTLLLELSSFQLLGLPDIQPDIALITNIFSNHLDYHKTRANYVAAKFRITRNQNANQYLILNAEGQDTEKFKNETEAQVLEFSRTKQHFPVAFSDDNLVMTDEIVMPTKDIKLVGPHNQENILAAVTVANLAGVSKPAIREVLKTFSGVAHRLQYLFTAGDVKYYNDSKATDIEATQTALDSFDCPTIWIGGGLERGDNLERLLPNLKNVKAVIAVGETQQKIVTLAREAGKPVIAVTDVEHAAPVAVQLASPGDVVLLSPAQASWDQYSSFEERGDNFVASLKETLNSRED, encoded by the coding sequence ATGCAAGCAACAGATTTTAAAAACAAAAAAGTAATGGTATTTGGTTGGGCACGCTCAGGAAAAGCGGCAGCACAACTATTAACAAAATTAGGTAGTAGGGTTACAGTGGTCAATGGCGATGAATTTGATGCGCAAGATGCCACTTATCGAGACTTGTTGGCTGCTGATGTAGCATTGATTGGCACGGACAATTCTGAAACGCTCGATAGCACATATGATTATTTGATTAAAAATCCTGGTATTAATTATGACCATCCTTTAGTGCAAAAAGCTGAAAAACTTAATATTCCTATATTGACAGAAGTTGAGGTTGCCTTGAGCATCTTCAAGGGTCGCTTGATAGCAGTAACTGGCTCGAACGGAAAAACAACAACTACATCATTAATTCGTGATATGTTGAAGGCTGACGGCCAAAATGTAATAACTGCGGGAAATATCGGTGTTCCAGTTAGTGAAGTGGTTTTTGATTTGACTCAAGAAGACACTTTATTATTGGAATTATCTAGCTTCCAATTATTAGGACTACCAGATATCCAACCGGACATCGCGTTGATTACTAATATTTTTTCAAATCATTTAGATTACCATAAAACGCGCGCAAACTATGTTGCTGCTAAATTCCGCATTACGCGTAATCAAAATGCTAATCAATACTTGATTTTAAATGCTGAAGGGCAAGACACAGAAAAATTTAAAAATGAAACTGAAGCTCAGGTTTTGGAATTTTCTAGAACAAAACAGCATTTTCCAGTTGCGTTTTCGGATGATAATTTAGTAATGACAGATGAAATTGTGATGCCTACTAAAGATATTAAGTTAGTAGGACCACATAACCAGGAAAATATTTTAGCTGCTGTAACAGTAGCTAATTTAGCTGGTGTGTCTAAACCAGCTATTCGAGAAGTTTTAAAAACGTTTAGTGGTGTAGCACATCGTTTGCAATATTTGTTCACAGCTGGTGATGTTAAATATTATAATGATTCTAAAGCAACAGATATTGAAGCCACTCAAACCGCTTTGGATAGTTTTGATTGTCCAACGATATGGATTGGCGGCGGTTTAGAGCGTGGCGATAATTTGGAACGTTTGTTGCCAAATCTAAAAAATGTGAAGGCAGTTATTGCTGTTGGAGAAACGCAACAAAAAATTGTAACACTTGCTCGTGAGGCTGGAAAACCAGTGATTGCTGTGACTGATGTCGAACATGCTGCGCCAGTAGCTGTTCAATTAGCTTCACCAGGAGATGTAGTGTTGCTTTCTCCGGCACAGGCAAGTTGGGATCAATATAGTAGCTTTGAAGAGCGCGGTGATAATTTTGTTGCATCACTGAAAGAAACATTGAATTCAAGAGAGGACTAA
- a CDS encoding cell division protein SepF codes for MALGDTIKRLFSNEEDDYYEEDGYEQSQQQEQQATQKTSSQPRFVRQTTQSQTPAGLNSANSKIALFEPKVYSDSRSIASQILGGEAAIVNFTQIDEAQAKRILDFLGGTIYAVNGEIERIGQSIFLVTPNTFEISGTLTDNLEPNSRY; via the coding sequence ATGGCATTAGGTGATACAATTAAGCGTCTTTTCAGCAATGAAGAAGACGACTATTACGAAGAAGATGGGTATGAACAAAGTCAGCAGCAAGAGCAGCAGGCAACACAAAAAACTTCTTCACAACCACGATTTGTTAGACAAACTACCCAGTCACAAACTCCTGCAGGATTGAACAGTGCTAACAGTAAAATTGCTTTATTTGAGCCTAAAGTATATTCAGATTCTCGTTCAATTGCGTCGCAGATACTTGGCGGTGAGGCTGCAATTGTTAATTTTACTCAAATTGATGAAGCTCAGGCCAAGCGTATTTTAGATTTCTTAGGCGGTACGATATACGCTGTTAATGGAGAAATTGAGCGAATCGGACAATCAATTTTTTTGGTGACGCCGAATACATTTGAGATTTCTGGTACATTGACGGATAACCTTGAACCAAACAGTCGGTATTAA
- the ftsZ gene encoding cell division protein FtsZ, producing the protein MDFSIDDAQQAGAIIKVIGVGGGGSNAVNHMIEEGVSGVEFIVANTDVQALDKSKADTKIQIGPKLTGGLGAGSNPERGTKAAEESSEAIASAMTGADMVVITAGMGGGTGNGAAPVVARIAKEQGALTVAVVTRPFKWEGPKRGRYAAEGLQALSESVDSLIVITNERLKDRIDLRTPLSEAFKVVDEVVAQGVRGISELITNPGFINLDFADVKTVMQDAGPALMGVGQASGETRAADATKQAISSPLLEVDMAGAEDVLLNITGGLDMSLFEAQTASEVISQEAGHDVNVIFGTSIDENLEDSIRVTVIATGLQNVTEKPKMTENTAASAANVFGSNVNTSSTTNTNEAPINNSVFEKPAPSNAAPKPTMAQNDPFADWNITNDTKDVFSEEKRFDDVQKQSFDVFNTPTSSASVDLSNDDDNDQPPFFKKR; encoded by the coding sequence ATGGATTTTTCAATTGATGACGCGCAACAAGCAGGCGCAATCATTAAGGTTATCGGTGTTGGAGGCGGTGGTTCCAATGCTGTTAATCATATGATAGAAGAAGGTGTTAGCGGTGTCGAATTTATCGTTGCCAACACTGATGTACAAGCACTAGACAAATCAAAAGCAGACACAAAAATTCAAATTGGTCCTAAATTGACCGGCGGATTAGGTGCCGGTTCTAATCCTGAAAGAGGAACTAAGGCCGCTGAAGAATCATCAGAGGCGATTGCTTCTGCCATGACAGGGGCTGATATGGTAGTTATTACAGCTGGAATGGGTGGCGGAACTGGTAATGGCGCTGCTCCAGTTGTAGCACGTATTGCCAAGGAACAAGGTGCTCTAACCGTTGCTGTGGTTACTCGTCCATTTAAGTGGGAAGGTCCAAAGCGTGGTCGTTATGCCGCCGAGGGTCTTCAAGCGCTCTCAGAATCTGTTGATTCTTTGATCGTTATTACAAACGAACGTTTGAAAGATCGTATTGATTTGCGCACGCCATTGTCAGAAGCTTTTAAGGTAGTTGATGAAGTCGTGGCACAAGGTGTTCGTGGTATTTCAGAGTTGATTACAAATCCAGGCTTTATTAACTTGGATTTTGCTGACGTTAAAACAGTTATGCAAGATGCCGGACCTGCTTTGATGGGTGTTGGACAAGCCAGTGGTGAAACACGTGCAGCTGATGCAACTAAGCAAGCTATTTCTTCTCCATTGTTGGAAGTTGACATGGCAGGAGCTGAAGATGTTTTGTTAAATATCACAGGTGGTTTAGACATGTCATTGTTTGAGGCGCAAACAGCCTCAGAAGTGATTAGCCAAGAAGCTGGTCACGATGTCAATGTTATTTTCGGTACTTCAATTGATGAAAACTTGGAAGATTCAATTCGAGTTACAGTGATTGCTACCGGTCTACAAAATGTGACTGAAAAACCCAAAATGACTGAAAATACTGCTGCCTCAGCTGCAAATGTTTTTGGTTCTAACGTTAATACAAGTAGCACAACAAATACAAATGAAGCACCAATAAACAATTCTGTATTTGAAAAGCCAGCACCTTCAAATGCTGCGCCTAAGCCTACAATGGCACAAAATGATCCATTTGCAGACTGGAACATTACGAATGATACAAAAGATGTATTCTCTGAGGAAAAGCGTTTTGACGATGTTCAAAAGCAATCTTTTGATGTGTTTAATACGCCAACTTCAAGTGCATCTGTTGATTTGTCAAATGATGATGATAATGATCAACCACCATTTTTCAAGAAGCGTTAA
- a CDS encoding penicillin-binding protein produces MKNKVRRIPQKKITKNAKTFGVLLLVATTIVILGLGVRLFIIAGNKSVDGHNLTKATREAFMGKQNIIASRGKIFDSDGQVLAENTTVYNMYAILDKNQKGTDGKPLYVTDKAKVARELSKVINLKEKEIYKRLSSKQFQVEFGTAGKNLTIAQHNKIEKMKLSGISFTSHQARTYPNDQMASHLIGNVNMVESSSGQSTISGIMGIEASENKLLSGKNGIKSYQGQKTDSSKSVKNGDDVYLTLDSSLQTTLETRMDTFVKATKPASAVAVLMEAKTGRIVAATQRPNFNPNDKSATPTLWSNLLDQGAFEPGSTMKGITLAAAIDTGKWQPNATFQSGTYLIDGKEVTDSFGNDQGQMTYREGFWRSSNVAFAKTEQKIGSKTWKNYLEKFKFLQSTQSGLNGEEAGSISFSYAIDQANTAFGQAIRVTPLQMIQAYSAIANNGKEIRPYFIDKIVNPSTGEIVKQGKTKTVGHPIKASTAKQVRKYMIDVVNKSDGTAKEFDLSDYGYQIAAKTGTAQISENGQYSQTYKDAIHSVMVLAPEKNPKYIFYMAVKQPSKLPDGDIQPTMSKLFKPLMLQALNDSDSAVKSKTTKQTVPSVVGQSISSAKSTMTKAGFRVAVLGSKGKITNQSLLANQKSLTNQLVILTAKGSTYMPNMIGWSLVDAQTFANKIGFKLTWKGSGFISSQSIAENQLIVKSSVVSIALKEKE; encoded by the coding sequence ATGAAAAATAAAGTGAGACGGATACCACAAAAAAAAATCACGAAAAATGCCAAGACCTTTGGCGTTCTGCTGCTTGTCGCAACGACCATCGTGATTTTAGGACTTGGTGTACGTCTTTTTATTATCGCGGGTAATAAATCGGTAGATGGTCATAATCTTACAAAAGCCACACGTGAAGCTTTTATGGGAAAACAAAATATCATTGCTTCGCGTGGCAAAATATTTGATTCGGACGGACAGGTGTTGGCAGAAAATACCACAGTTTATAATATGTACGCAATATTGGATAAAAATCAAAAAGGCACTGATGGTAAGCCGTTGTATGTAACAGACAAAGCTAAAGTCGCTCGCGAGCTAAGCAAGGTAATCAATCTAAAAGAAAAAGAAATCTATAAACGCTTGTCCAGTAAACAATTTCAAGTTGAATTTGGTACTGCGGGTAAAAACTTGACGATTGCGCAACATAATAAAATTGAGAAAATGAAGCTTTCAGGTATTTCATTTACTTCACATCAGGCCCGAACATATCCTAATGATCAGATGGCTTCTCATTTAATTGGAAATGTGAACATGGTTGAAAGTAGTAGTGGTCAGTCAACTATATCAGGCATAATGGGCATTGAAGCATCAGAAAACAAATTGCTATCAGGCAAAAACGGTATCAAGAGTTACCAAGGACAAAAAACTGATAGCAGTAAAAGTGTTAAAAATGGAGATGACGTTTATCTAACGTTGGATTCTTCGCTACAAACAACATTGGAAACACGAATGGATACATTTGTGAAAGCCACCAAACCAGCATCAGCGGTTGCTGTATTAATGGAAGCTAAAACAGGTCGTATTGTCGCGGCAACGCAACGACCTAATTTTAATCCTAATGATAAATCAGCTACTCCAACACTTTGGTCCAATTTGTTAGACCAAGGTGCCTTTGAGCCAGGATCTACCATGAAAGGCATAACATTAGCTGCTGCTATTGATACTGGTAAGTGGCAGCCTAACGCAACCTTCCAGTCAGGAACTTATTTAATTGACGGGAAGGAAGTAACAGATTCTTTTGGTAATGATCAAGGCCAAATGACATATAGAGAGGGCTTTTGGCGTTCATCAAACGTTGCATTCGCAAAAACGGAACAAAAAATTGGTTCAAAAACATGGAAAAATTATTTAGAAAAATTCAAGTTTTTACAGTCCACCCAATCAGGGTTAAATGGTGAAGAAGCGGGGTCAATATCGTTTTCATATGCGATTGATCAAGCAAACACAGCTTTTGGTCAAGCAATTCGTGTTACGCCCTTACAAATGATACAAGCTTACTCAGCAATTGCCAATAATGGTAAAGAAATTAGACCGTACTTTATTGATAAAATTGTCAATCCATCTACTGGAGAAATAGTTAAGCAAGGTAAAACAAAGACAGTTGGACATCCTATCAAAGCTAGTACGGCAAAGCAAGTCAGAAAATATATGATAGATGTTGTTAATAAGTCAGATGGAACTGCTAAGGAATTTGATCTTAGTGATTATGGCTATCAGATTGCTGCTAAAACAGGTACAGCTCAAATCAGTGAGAACGGGCAATATTCGCAGACTTATAAAGATGCTATCCATTCAGTGATGGTTCTGGCGCCAGAAAAGAATCCCAAATATATATTCTACATGGCTGTCAAGCAACCCTCAAAGCTACCTGATGGTGATATTCAACCAACAATGAGTAAACTATTTAAGCCTTTAATGCTACAAGCTTTAAATGATAGTGATAGTGCGGTAAAATCAAAGACAACTAAACAAACAGTACCTAGTGTAGTTGGTCAATCTATTTCAAGTGCAAAATCTACAATGACAAAGGCTGGATTTAGAGTTGCAGTTCTGGGATCAAAAGGTAAAATTACTAACCAGTCATTGCTAGCTAATCAAAAGTCATTGACAAACCAATTAGTAATTTTGACTGCAAAAGGAAGCACATATATGCCAAATATGATTGGTTGGAGTTTAGTTGATGCGCAAACATTTGCTAATAAAATAGGCTTCAAACTAACGTGGAAAGGTTCTGGATTTATTTCGAGCCAAAGTATAGCTGAAAACCAACTTATTGTAAAAAGTAGTGTTGTGTCAATTGCTTTAAAAGAGAAGGAGTAA
- a CDS encoding YggT family protein, whose product MIIEIIRWIFNLIQYYEYAIVVYILMSWLPGARESGLGRFLGKIVEPYLGMFRFIPPIAMIDFSPIVAIIALNFARSGLLHLVNLFL is encoded by the coding sequence ATGATAATAGAAATTATTAGATGGATTTTTAACCTGATTCAATATTATGAATATGCCATTGTCGTTTATATTTTGATGTCTTGGCTTCCTGGTGCACGTGAATCTGGCTTGGGGCGGTTTCTTGGAAAAATTGTTGAACCTTACTTAGGTATGTTTCGCTTCATTCCGCCTATAGCAATGATTGATTTTTCACCAATTGTCGCCATAATTGCTTTGAATTTTGCTCGTAGTGGTTTATTACACTTGGTTAATTTGTTTCTATGA
- a CDS encoding cell division protein FtsQ/DivIB gives MEKIKSQFMKRRPLQLWISLAAFVVLIVGLILSLQPWRTISSVNIDSNTLTKQQVQKYVGINDKTPRWRVLGQTAFIAHQLIKKDAKVYSADINLDSNVVSIKVVENISAGFVKKNGQWYALNRQGELKKVDDPNGNAPIYSNFKNNAQLTKTAKIFSQFELSLRQNISQIIYSPTKDNNNRLKIIMTDGNTVLATLKTFGEKMVYYPGIAAQMQTKGIIDLQYGAYSYGYGSK, from the coding sequence ATGGAGAAAATTAAATCACAATTTATGAAGCGACGACCGTTACAACTTTGGATTAGTTTGGCGGCTTTTGTTGTTTTAATTGTCGGTTTAATTTTGAGTTTACAACCATGGCGTACGATTAGTTCAGTTAACATTGATTCGAATACGTTAACCAAACAACAAGTTCAAAAATATGTTGGCATTAACGATAAAACACCACGCTGGCGTGTTTTGGGACAAACGGCTTTTATAGCACACCAATTAATAAAAAAAGACGCAAAAGTTTATTCTGCTGATATTAATTTGGATAGTAATGTCGTTTCAATCAAAGTTGTTGAAAATATTAGTGCAGGCTTTGTGAAAAAGAATGGTCAATGGTATGCACTTAATCGTCAAGGGGAACTAAAAAAAGTCGATGATCCTAACGGAAATGCACCAATTTATAGTAACTTCAAAAATAATGCGCAACTGACTAAGACGGCTAAAATTTTCTCACAGTTTGAATTATCATTAAGGCAGAACATAAGTCAAATCATATATTCACCAACCAAGGATAACAATAATCGTTTGAAGATTATTATGACAGATGGGAATACAGTTTTGGCTACGCTAAAGACATTTGGGGAAAAAATGGTTTATTATCCTGGCATTGCAGCTCAAATGCAAACCAAGGGAATAATTGATTTGCAATATGGTGCATATTCCTACGGATATGGTTCTAAATAG
- the ftsL gene encoding cell division protein FtsL produces the protein MAQNAYQYTPLAQQAPLTVSQPRSHSRTKYKAAAWTKKERIMVAIVATVVLALMVGVVYTSMQTTKTTASVNAVQTKIDETKQNNDDLRTQVQTAMSKKNLDKVAKKYGMTLSDNSVRNINQ, from the coding sequence ATGGCACAAAATGCATATCAATATACACCTTTAGCACAGCAAGCACCTTTAACAGTATCTCAGCCGCGTAGTCATAGTCGTACTAAATATAAAGCAGCCGCTTGGACAAAAAAAGAGCGAATAATGGTGGCCATTGTTGCCACTGTTGTTTTGGCATTGATGGTTGGTGTTGTTTATACAAGCATGCAAACGACCAAAACAACAGCTAGTGTAAACGCAGTTCAAACTAAAATTGATGAAACTAAGCAAAATAATGACGATTTACGTACACAGGTGCAAACAGCCATGAGTAAAAAAAATTTAGATAAGGTTGCAAAAAAATATGGCATGACACTGTCTGATAACAGTGTGCGCAATATTAATCAATAA
- the mraY gene encoding phospho-N-acetylmuramoyl-pentapeptide-transferase translates to MTEYFWAFTRAFIVTVIFMPAVIKFLKQSKEQAVIRKLGPDHQSKAGTPSMGGALFIAAASLSALIGSVDYAGKIGFIMVLIPILAVVAYAIIGGIDDALKMIHHADDGFRFIPKLLAQTLCAVVIIIIMWIMHIPFILNIPFIGVFNLGIFYFIFLWFWLVGWSNATNLTDGLDGLLAGTSLIVYFVYTWIALGAHNHIIVIFNASIIGALVAFLLFNKPKAKIFMGDTGSLALGAGLAIESIVLGIPFSLLWFGLIFVIETLSVVIQTISYHFWKKRIFPMAPIHHSFEKFGWNEWQIDALFWIVTAIIGIIGILYMS, encoded by the coding sequence ATGACAGAGTATTTTTGGGCATTCACCCGTGCGTTTATTGTTACTGTAATATTCATGCCTGCGGTGATCAAATTTTTAAAACAATCTAAAGAACAAGCCGTAATTCGGAAATTAGGGCCTGACCATCAATCTAAAGCAGGTACACCAAGTATGGGTGGGGCATTGTTTATCGCAGCTGCATCGCTAAGTGCGCTGATTGGCAGTGTCGACTATGCGGGTAAAATTGGATTTATAATGGTACTTATACCCATCTTGGCTGTAGTTGCTTATGCAATCATTGGCGGCATTGATGATGCGTTGAAAATGATTCATCATGCGGATGATGGTTTTCGCTTCATACCAAAACTTTTGGCGCAAACCTTATGTGCGGTTGTCATCATAATTATTATGTGGATCATGCACATACCATTCATATTAAACATACCGTTTATTGGTGTTTTTAATTTAGGAATCTTTTACTTCATTTTCTTGTGGTTTTGGCTTGTGGGTTGGTCAAATGCGACTAACTTAACAGATGGATTAGACGGACTACTTGCAGGTACAAGTCTGATTGTTTATTTTGTTTATACGTGGATTGCTTTAGGAGCTCATAACCATATAATTGTGATTTTTAATGCCTCAATTATAGGGGCGTTAGTCGCCTTTTTACTATTTAACAAACCAAAAGCAAAAATTTTTATGGGCGATACTGGCTCTTTAGCTTTAGGCGCTGGGCTGGCAATTGAATCAATTGTACTCGGTATTCCTTTTTCACTTTTATGGTTTGGGTTGATTTTTGTTATCGAGACCCTATCAGTAGTTATTCAAACAATTAGCTATCATTTCTGGAAAAAACGAATTTTCCCCATGGCGCCAATACATCACTCATTTGAAAAGTTTGGCTGGAATGAATGGCAAATTGATGCTTTGTTCTGGATTGTAACTGCAATCATAGGAATTATTGGCATTTTGTATATGAGTTAA
- the ftsA gene encoding cell division protein FtsA translates to MNNSGVTVGLDIGTTSIKVVITQMTGNQFNVIGAGNAPSRGLRRGVIVDIDATASAIREAIDQAQEKANIQISEVVAGVPANQIKIINVDGLVSIANQNKRITYQDVQNVATQALSRGLPADHDVIELVAEEFVVDGFDGIKDPHEMIGVRLEMHGIAYVGPEKVLDNTRMAIQKAGLTLREFVLAPLAMGSIILNDGQQDFGTVLIDLGGGQTSTSVIHDRKLKFTFVDIEGGDNVTKDISTVLGTSYINAEKIKRDYGYADPSQTVSSNEFPVEVIGEEFTKQFDEQYLSEIIAARLEQMYTRLFEQLKQIGALNLPGGFVLTGGNAALPKMVDFAKRVLGDNVRLFVPDQIGLRHPAYSRSLSYAMFASRESMTQQVIKQTIMQRHAVEQQISMLPEEYGDEVVQQPVESFQYDGEIVNDPQQGWFGKMRQKLSNLFNEE, encoded by the coding sequence ATGAATAATTCAGGCGTGACGGTTGGATTAGACATCGGAACTACTTCAATCAAGGTTGTCATTACACAAATGACTGGTAATCAGTTCAATGTAATTGGTGCAGGAAATGCCCCATCTCGGGGCTTAAGACGTGGTGTTATTGTTGACATTGACGCGACTGCAAGTGCAATTCGTGAAGCGATTGACCAAGCACAAGAAAAAGCAAATATTCAAATCAGTGAAGTCGTAGCTGGTGTTCCAGCTAATCAAATTAAAATTATTAATGTTGACGGTTTAGTGTCGATTGCTAATCAAAACAAAAGAATTACATATCAAGATGTACAAAATGTTGCAACACAGGCATTGTCTCGTGGATTGCCAGCTGACCATGATGTAATAGAATTGGTTGCTGAGGAATTTGTAGTCGATGGTTTTGATGGTATCAAAGATCCGCATGAAATGATCGGTGTTCGGTTAGAGATGCATGGAATTGCTTATGTTGGGCCGGAAAAAGTTTTAGATAACACACGGATGGCCATTCAAAAAGCCGGATTAACTTTACGAGAATTTGTATTGGCACCATTAGCCATGGGATCCATCATTTTAAATGATGGGCAGCAAGATTTTGGAACTGTTCTTATAGATCTTGGTGGCGGGCAAACTAGTACTTCAGTTATCCATGATCGAAAGCTTAAATTTACCTTCGTCGATATAGAAGGTGGAGATAATGTAACTAAAGATATATCTACTGTTTTAGGAACATCATATATTAACGCTGAGAAAATCAAGCGAGACTATGGATATGCAGATCCTTCGCAGACTGTGTCATCTAACGAATTTCCAGTAGAGGTTATCGGCGAAGAATTTACTAAGCAATTTGACGAACAGTATCTTTCAGAGATTATCGCTGCACGTTTGGAACAGATGTATACGAGATTATTTGAGCAATTAAAGCAAATTGGTGCGTTGAATCTGCCAGGTGGTTTCGTTCTAACTGGTGGCAACGCTGCCTTACCGAAAATGGTAGACTTTGCAAAGCGAGTTTTGGGTGATAATGTCCGCTTGTTTGTACCAGATCAAATTGGTTTGCGACATCCAGCCTATTCGCGTTCGCTATCCTATGCGATGTTTGCTTCTCGTGAAAGTATGACACAACAGGTGATTAAGCAAACCATTATGCAACGTCATGCAGTTGAACAACAAATTTCTATGTTACCAGAAGAGTATGGGGATGAAGTTGTACAACAACCTGTAGAAAGTTTTCAGTATGATGGTGAAATTGTAAATGATCCGCAACAAGGCTGGTTTGGTAAAATGCGCCAAAAACTCAGCAATTTATTTAATGAAGAATAA
- the murG gene encoding undecaprenyldiphospho-muramoylpentapeptide beta-N-acetylglucosaminyltransferase, which yields MKIILSGGGTGGHIYPALALAEVIRKHEPDTEFLYVGSERGVESNIVPSTGMPFEKLTVQGFKRSFSLENIKTVSLFLKAVKEAKKIIKDFNPDVVVGTGGYVSGAVVYAAQRLHIPTVIHEQNSVAGVTNKFLSRGATKIGVAFDVALSQFPKDKVFVVGNPRAQQVASIKSNFSWQQIGLSDEKPSLLIFGGSQGAPPINLAVIDAMQEFNKRNYQVVIVTGPKRYENVLDRLTTQPADNVRILPYIENMPEVLAKTSAIVSRAGATSIAEITALGIPSILVPSPYVTGDHQTKNAQSLVDAGAALMITEPALSGKALLLAADSLLLNDSVSKTMTEQAKNVGIRDAGDRLYALILDAIGE from the coding sequence ATGAAAATAATTCTATCGGGTGGTGGTACTGGTGGTCACATTTACCCAGCATTGGCACTAGCTGAAGTTATTCGTAAACATGAGCCGGATACAGAATTTTTGTATGTTGGTTCAGAACGTGGTGTGGAATCAAACATTGTGCCGTCCACGGGCATGCCTTTTGAAAAATTAACTGTTCAAGGCTTTAAAAGATCTTTTTCATTAGAAAATATCAAGACAGTATCATTATTCTTAAAAGCGGTTAAAGAGGCTAAAAAGATTATTAAGGATTTTAATCCTGATGTTGTAGTTGGAACAGGTGGCTATGTCAGTGGCGCTGTTGTCTATGCTGCCCAAAGGCTGCACATTCCAACTGTTATACATGAGCAAAATTCAGTGGCAGGCGTTACAAATAAGTTTTTGTCACGTGGTGCAACTAAGATAGGTGTCGCTTTTGATGTTGCGCTGTCACAGTTTCCTAAAGATAAAGTATTCGTGGTAGGAAACCCTCGTGCCCAACAGGTGGCATCTATTAAGTCTAATTTTTCATGGCAACAAATTGGATTGAGCGATGAAAAGCCATCATTGTTGATATTTGGAGGCTCTCAAGGGGCACCGCCAATCAATTTAGCTGTAATTGATGCTATGCAAGAGTTTAATAAAAGAAATTATCAAGTTGTTATTGTGACTGGTCCAAAGCGATATGAGAATGTTTTGGATAGGCTGACAACACAGCCAGCAGATAATGTTCGAATTTTGCCTTACATTGAAAACATGCCAGAGGTATTGGCAAAAACATCGGCTATTGTATCTCGAGCTGGTGCAACATCTATTGCCGAAATCACGGCACTGGGAATTCCATCAATTCTAGTGCCAAGCCCCTATGTTACTGGTGATCATCAAACAAAAAATGCACAAAGCCTAGTTGATGCAGGCGCAGCATTGATGATTACTGAACCTGCTTTGTCAGGGAAAGCATTATTGCTAGCAGCAGATTCGCTGTTATTAAATGATTCTGTTAGTAAAACAATGACAGAACAAGCTAAAAATGTTGGCATCAGAGATGCTGGAGATCGTTTATACGCGTTAATATTGGATGCAATTGGTGAATAA